The following coding sequences are from one Ursus arctos isolate Adak ecotype North America unplaced genomic scaffold, UrsArc2.0 scaffold_23, whole genome shotgun sequence window:
- the LOC130544685 gene encoding calcitonin receptor-stimulating peptide 2-like yields MGFWKFSPFLAIGILVLYQVGTLQAAPFRSAMENPLEPATLTEDEICLLLTAMLNDYVRLKVRELQQEQETEGSSITAQKSPCTKAPCVTNPLEGLLARAERMVKSTFMPTNVGPEALGGHHEELGD; encoded by the exons ATGGGCTTCTGGAAGTTCTCCCCATTCCTGGCTATTGGCATCTTGGTCCTGTACCAAGTGGGCACGCTCCAGGCAGCACCATTCAG GTCTGCCATGGAGAACCCACTGGAACCTGCTACACTCACAGAGGATGAAATATGCCTCCTACTGACTGCAATGCTGAATGACTATGTGCGGCTGAAGGTCCGTGAGctgcagcaggagcaggagacTGAGGGCTCCAG CATCACTGCCCAGAAGAGCCCCTGCACCAAGGCCCCCTGTGTGACCAATCCTCTGGAAGGCTTGCTGGCCAGAGCTGAGCGCATGGTGAAAAGCACCTTCATGCCCACCAATGTGGGTCCCGAAGCCCTTGGTGGTCATCACGAGGAACTTGGGGACTGA